A stretch of the Glycine soja cultivar W05 chromosome 13, ASM419377v2, whole genome shotgun sequence genome encodes the following:
- the LOC114382731 gene encoding uncharacterized protein LOC114382731 isoform X2 — MTISLNPIVSFSSTLETKYQDASRYSVGASLPKATQFTPLLIVSRSRKLVKERRFGPCFSVADSDQLAADNSSSKDFDNAENSATNDQSASVNSPDENFQLQTEVNAESGSPTLEASISNGSINQEQRSEASPKSQSATKRASLTARERLKAARSINRYAQSKASKPDMSSRVLEASKQSDKGSGKKKSGLPEAPTNLFDDSKRGLSTGFTFQFPGGSDLFFIIFSFVFISTVMFATTYIVWKVGAIHFNEY, encoded by the exons ATGACCATATCTTTAAACCCCATCGTCAGCTTCAGCTCAACG TTGGAAACAAAGTATCAGGATGCATCAAGATATTCTGTTGGAGCTTCTTTACCAAAGGCAACCCAGTTTACACCTTTGTTGATAGTGTCTAGATCGAGAAAGCTTGTCAAGGAAAGAAGATTTGGTCCTTGTTTTTCAGTGGCAGATAGTGATCAGCTTGCAGCAGACAACAGTAGTAGCAAGGATTTTGACAATGCTGAAAATTCGGCAACCAATGATCAGTCAGCATCCGTGAATTCCCCAGATGAAAACTTCCAATTGCAAACCGAAGTAAATGCGGAGTCAGGATCTCCAACATTAGAGGCTTCCATTTCCAATGGTTCAATTAACCAAGAGCAAAGGTCAGAAGCATCTCCTAAGTCACAATCTGCAACCAAACGAGCTTCCCTGACTGCAAGAGAGAGGTTAAAGGCAGCTCGATCCATCAACCGATACGCGCAATCAAAAGCATCTAAGCCAGACATGAGCAGCAGGGTGTTGGAGGCTTCAAAACAAAGTGACAAAGGGTCAGGGAAGAAAAAATCTGGACTTCCAGAGGCCCCTACTAATTTGTTTGATGATAGCAAACGAGGGTTGTCAACAGGCTTCACTTTCCAATTTCCTGGAGGTTCTGATCTCTTTTTCATTATCTTCTCATTTGTTTTTATCAGCACAGTGATGTTTGCAACAACTTACATTGTGTGGAAAGTTGGTGCAATCCATTTCAATGAGTACTGA
- the LOC114381212 gene encoding transcription factor bHLH51-like, translating into MMGDKRLRNHGRNFRMVSIVTMENYYDSGWHMGTSNWAQCSDHSSSSSFAVPTQQILPHHVTDAASLQFGEFHSWSLPIEGAAEERAISASKSHRQAEKRRRDRINAQLATLRKLIPKSDKMDKAALLGSVIDQVKDLKRKAMDVSRAFTVPTEIDEVSIHHDHVLQDESCTEKVNKLKDNIVIKASVCCDDRPELFPELIQVLKGLRLTAVKADIASVGGRIKSILVLCSKDSESVCLATLKQSLKSAITKIASSSSMASSCPSRSKRQRFFLPSHCLQ; encoded by the exons ATGATGGGAGATAAAAGGCTCAGAAATCATGGAAGAAACTTTAGAATGGTTTCCATTGTGACTATGGAAAATTACTATGATTCTGGCTGGCACATGGGCACCAGCAACTGGGCTCAATGCAGtgatcattcttcttcttcttcctttgcagtGCCTACACAACAAATACTCCCTCATCATGTCACTGACGCTGCCTCTCTTCAATTTGGTGAGTTTCACTCATGGTCACTTCCCATTGAAGGGGCTGCAGAAGAGAGAGCAATAAGTGCTTCCAAGAGTCACAGGCAAGCTGAGAAAAGGCGCAGAGACAGGATCAATGCACAGCTTGCAACTCTTAGAAAACTTATTCCCAAGTCTGATAAG ATGGACAAGGCAGCTTTACTAGGGAGTGTGATAGACCAAGTGAAAGATCTAAAGCGAAAAGCCATGGATGTTAGCAGAGCCTTCACAGTTCCAACTGAAATCGATGAAGTATCAATTCATCATGACCATGTTCTTCAAGATGAAAGCTGCACTGAAAAAGTGAACAAATTGAAGGACAATATTGTGATCAAGGCTTCTGTTTGCTGCGATGATCGACCAGAACTTTTCCCTGAACTCATCCAAGTCCTCAAAGGCTTGAGACTCACAGCAGTTAAAGCTGACATAGCCAGTGTTGGTGGCAGAATCAAAAGCATATTGGTGCTTTGTTCTAAGGATAGTGAAAGTGTTTGCCTTGCCACTCTCAAACAGTCCCTCAAATCTGCTATCACCAAAATTGCTTCATCATCATCCATGGCTTCTAGTTGTCCCTCTAGAAGTAAGAGGCAGAGATTCTTCTTGCCTTCTCACTGCCTacagtaa
- the LOC114382731 gene encoding uncharacterized protein LOC114382731 isoform X1 — protein sequence MTISLNPIVSFSSTKLETKYQDASRYSVGASLPKATQFTPLLIVSRSRKLVKERRFGPCFSVADSDQLAADNSSSKDFDNAENSATNDQSASVNSPDENFQLQTEVNAESGSPTLEASISNGSINQEQRSEASPKSQSATKRASLTARERLKAARSINRYAQSKASKPDMSSRVLEASKQSDKGSGKKKSGLPEAPTNLFDDSKRGLSTGFTFQFPGGSDLFFIIFSFVFISTVMFATTYIVWKVGAIHFNEY from the exons ATGACCATATCTTTAAACCCCATCGTCAGCTTCAGCTCAACG AAGTTGGAAACAAAGTATCAGGATGCATCAAGATATTCTGTTGGAGCTTCTTTACCAAAGGCAACCCAGTTTACACCTTTGTTGATAGTGTCTAGATCGAGAAAGCTTGTCAAGGAAAGAAGATTTGGTCCTTGTTTTTCAGTGGCAGATAGTGATCAGCTTGCAGCAGACAACAGTAGTAGCAAGGATTTTGACAATGCTGAAAATTCGGCAACCAATGATCAGTCAGCATCCGTGAATTCCCCAGATGAAAACTTCCAATTGCAAACCGAAGTAAATGCGGAGTCAGGATCTCCAACATTAGAGGCTTCCATTTCCAATGGTTCAATTAACCAAGAGCAAAGGTCAGAAGCATCTCCTAAGTCACAATCTGCAACCAAACGAGCTTCCCTGACTGCAAGAGAGAGGTTAAAGGCAGCTCGATCCATCAACCGATACGCGCAATCAAAAGCATCTAAGCCAGACATGAGCAGCAGGGTGTTGGAGGCTTCAAAACAAAGTGACAAAGGGTCAGGGAAGAAAAAATCTGGACTTCCAGAGGCCCCTACTAATTTGTTTGATGATAGCAAACGAGGGTTGTCAACAGGCTTCACTTTCCAATTTCCTGGAGGTTCTGATCTCTTTTTCATTATCTTCTCATTTGTTTTTATCAGCACAGTGATGTTTGCAACAACTTACATTGTGTGGAAAGTTGGTGCAATCCATTTCAATGAGTACTGA